Genomic segment of Myxococcus xanthus:
TCGTCCCGCCGGATTCGCGGGTGTGGAAGAACGTGTCGCGGTCCACCTCGCGCGCCACCGCGTCGTGGATGATGTAGCGCGCCTCCAGGCCCTTGTATTGGTGGCGCAGCCACGTATCGAGCCAGAAGCTCTCGATGCGGACGATCTCCTTCTGCTCGTCACCCATGGAGCCGGACACGTCCATCATGTAGATGATGACCGCGTTCGTTTCGGGCAGGTCCTGGAGCTTGTAGCTGCGGTAGCGGCGGTCCTCGCGCGTGGGGATGATGACGGGCCGCGCCGGGTCATACGTGCCAGCGGCAATCTGCCGCCGCAGGGCCTGCTTGAAGGTCCGCTTGAAGTGCCGCAGCGACTCCGGGCCGGTGGTGTTGACGCCGGTGTAGCGGATCTTCTGGGTGATGATGCGCTCGTTCTGCCGCCGCTCGATGTTGGGCAGCTGCAGCTCCTCGCCCAGAATCTGGGCGAGCTCGTCGAGCGTGACGTCCACCTCCATGGCGTGGTCGCCTTCGCCCTGGCCGGCCTGCTTGCCCTCGCCGGGCTCCACCGCCCCGGGGCCGAGCTGTTGGCCGACGTCGCCGTCACCCTGCCCGACGCCCCCCTGTTCCTTGTGTCCGTACTTGAAGCGGGGGATGTCGATGAAGGGGATGGGGATGGAGATGGCGTCCTTCCCCTTCTTCCCAATCATCTCGCCCTTCTGCACGTACTTGCGCAGGTTGGCTTTGATCTTCCCCCGGACGATCTGTTTGAAGCGGGAGTGGTCCTGGTGGATCTTCAAGGTCACGACGGCTCGCCCCTCTCTGGTGTTACTCCTTCGCGTCGCCGCGGGCGAAGATGCTGGCCACGAAGTTCAGCACGTCCGTGGAGCAGATCTCGCAGTAGCCGTAGTTCTTCATCATCCGGTCCTTCACCAGGTCGATCTTCTCCTGCGTCTCCTTGTCGACGACGGAGGACACCAGGTTCTTGAGCTTGATGCTGTCCTTCTGGTCCTCGAACAGCTTCAGCTCCAGCGACTTGTGGAGCCGCTCGTTGGTCCGGTAGTTGAAGGTCTTCCCCTCCACCGCGAGCGCGCCGATGTAGTTCATGATTTCGCGGCGGAAGTCGTCCTTGCGGGTATCGGGGATGTCGATCTTCTCCTCGATGGACCGCATCAGCCGCTCATCGGGCTCCTCGTAGAGGCCGGTGTACTTGTTCTTGACCTTCTCCTTCTGGGTGTAGGCCTTGATGTTGTCGATGTAGTTGCCGCACAGCTTGGCGATGGCGTCCTCGTCTGCGGAGATGGCGCGCTGGACCTCGTTCTTGACGATGTCCTCGTACTCCTGCTTCACGGACGTGAGCAGCTCCTTCATCCCCTTGCGCGTGTCCTCGTTGTTGATGAGGGAGTGCGTCTTGAGGCCGGCCTCCAGCTCGTTGAGGACCATGAAGGGGTTGATGCAGCCCTCGCCCTTGTCGCTCACCAGGGCGTTGGAGATCTTGTCCTGGATGTAGCGCGGGGAGATGCCTTCCAGGCCCTCGCGGTTGCTCTCCTTGCGCAGCTCCTTGATGTTGTCCTCGGTGAAGTTCGGGAGCGTCTTGCCGTTGTAGAGCTTGAGCTTCTGGAGCAGCGACAGGTTGTGCTTCTTGGGCTCCTCCAGGCGCGTGAGCACGGCCCACATGGCGGCCATCTCCAGCGTGTGCGGAGCGATGTGCTTGCCCTTGATGGCACGGGAGTTGAAGTCCTTCTCGTAGATCTTCACCTCTTCGGACAGCTTGGTGATGTACGGGACGTCAATCTTCACCGTGCGATCTCTCAGGGCCTCCATGAACTCGTTGTTCTCGAGCTTCTTGTACTCGGGCTCGTTGGTGTGGCCGAGGATGACCTCGTCGATGTCCGTCTGCGGGAACTTCTTCGGCTTGATTTTGTGCTCCTGCGACGCGCCGAGCAGGTCGTAGAGGAACGCGACGTCCAGCTTAAGCACCTCGACGAACTCGATGATGCCGCGGTTGGCGATGTTGAATTCGCCGTCGAAGTTGAAGGCGCGCGGGTCGGAGTCGGAGCCGTACTCGGCGATCTTCCGGTAGTTGATGTCACCGGTGAGCTCAGTGGAGTCCTGGTTCTTCTCGTCCTTGGGCTGGAAGGTGCCGATGCCCACGCGGTCCTTCTCGCTGAAGACGAGCCGGTTGACGCGGATGTGGCTCATGACCTTGGCGAAGTCGCCCTGGTACTGCGTCATCAGGTCCTTGAAGACGAAGCGGCAGGCGGGGCACAGCTCGGAGCCATCCGGAATGGTGTAGCCGGACTCGGGCGCAGACAGCTCGGCGTAGATCTTGGAACGCCACTCCCGGGGGATGAGGTTGAGCGGCTCCTCGTTCATCGGGCACTTCATCTTCTCCTTCACCGGGGCGCCGTCCGAGCCCTTCTTGTCGGTGAGCCAGGAGAAGGTGTACGCGGCGCCCTCCGGCGTCTTGGAGTAGTCCTCGGTGCCCTTCTTCAGCAGGCGCGCGATGGTGGACTTGGACGAGCCCACGGGGCCGTGGAGGAGGATGACGCGCTTCTCGGTGCCGTAGCCCTGGGCGGCGGACTTGAAGACGTTGACCAGCTTCATGAGCGGGACATCGAGCCCGAAGATGGCGTCACGGCCGCCGAACTTCTCGTCACTGAAGAAGTGGTAGCGGATGAGCTTCTTCTTGTTGTCGATGTACTCCGTCTTTCCGTGGCTGAGGATCATGTCGTAGATCCTCTGGAAGGCGGTGCGGGTGACCTTGGGGTTCTGCCGGACGATTTCGAGGTACTCCTCGAACGAGCCTTCCCAGTTGAGCTCCGCGTAGGTCTTCACGTCCTGCAGCGCGGCGATTCTGGAGACCCACGAACCCTTCTCAGCGTCCTTCATGTCTCTCCCTCGGAGCCACCCGGGGACGCGGAAAGCCGCGCCGACAGGGGGGCCAAAATGGTCAACCTGGAGGGCATGACTGCCATTCCACACCCACCCCGACGAGGTCCCAGGCACGACAGCCCTGCTGCCCCTTCGGGACCCCGCCGCGGAGTGGGACCGCGCGTTACGCTCGTGTCAGGGGTGGAACACCCGAAGGCGCACCCCCTCCACGGGGTGAAAAGGCATCTTGATTATAAGGGCCCTCGCCCACGGGGGTAGGCGCACACCGGCTGCACGAAGGGTAGTGAACGCCTGAACGGTCATTTCCCCGGCGCCCGGCAGCAGCAATGCTCGTGTGGGTTGTGGGGCAGCGTGCCCTTTCACTCCACATGTCGGCGCGGAGCCTTCACGGACGAGGCTGGCGTCGCATGCATGAAAGCAGGCGAGCGGTTGTGCGGGATGGGCGTCGGGTACCGAGTGAGTGTTGTGCGCCGGACGCGCGTCCCGCGAGGTGACAAGGGGATGATTCGCCGCTCACGTCACGGCGAGGCGCGACGGACATCGGCGCATGCCATGCCAGGTATCGGGCATGCGGGAATGGGCCCGTGGTCCAGGCGCTCGTCGCCACCAGGCATGCCGGGTGAGACATCAGGGCGTGTAGGAAGGCGACCTGTGGCTCGAAAAGGTGCCGCTAGAGGCCGGATGGGACCTCAAGGCTGGCGGGCAGGCGGCTTGTCCCCCGCATTCAAGCTCATCGCATGAGACATCAAGGCCTGCGGAAAGTGGCTCGTCGCAGGCGCGCTTTGCTGTGAATGAAACGCGACACGGCGCATCCGCGTCTGGCGCGGCGCAGCCCATGCTTCACTCGAAGGGTCTCTCATTCTGGACGGCTCGGGGGCGTGCACGAGAGGAAGACCTCTGAGCATGGCGTATGCAGTGGGGCATGGCGCCTGTCCTTCCTTGGAGCCTCCTGGTGCCCGTCCTCCTGCTCGTCGCAACCTGTCTTCTTGGCGCATGGGGCCAGGCAACAGTCCCTCATGCGGAGGGAGACGTGGTGGCGACGGCACTGCTCGATGCAGGGCGCTCACCTCGCCGCGCGCTGCGGCTGGAGCAGCGGCGAGGGTGGGGCCAGGGCATGGTGGTGTCGGTCTCACCCGAGGTTGAGACGGTGCTGGGCGTGGGGGCCGGCCGCGAGCTGCGAACGGAGTATGGCCCCGAGGTCGCGGTGCCGCTCTACGTGGAATGGCAGGCGGGGGCGGGGAGGGGACAGGCTCGTTATCGCGTGCGGGTGGGGCGTCCCGAGGTCCGCGCCGTGGATGATGAGGGGATGGAGCCAGCGTGGCGGTTGGCGGAGGAACTGGGCGCGGTGAGTGGCCGGGATGGCGCCGTGGTGCTCTCCGACCGAGGGGTGCCGGTTCAGGCATGGGTGCAACTGGGGCCCGGGGCTTCCGCGGCATTGAGCAGCCTGGTGCGGGCGGCGCTGTCCTCGGACTGGCTCGTCACCCCACGGCTTCCGGAAGAGCCGGTGGGCGCGGGAGCGCGCTGGGTCGTGGCGCGAGCCCAGGAGGAAGGGCTGGCCGTCGTCACCTATGAGTTGGTGGAGCTGGAAGGGGCCCGCGGCCGGGTGCGTTTCCTCCTCCAGTCCCAGGGAGCGGAAGGTCCGCTGGCTCCCAGGGCCGAGGGCGAGCTGCGCTTCGACCTGCGCCGCCCATTTCCCGAGCGGCTGGAGGTCCTTTACACGTCGCGCGCCGAACTGGGGACGCAGGGCGCCCGGCGGCTGGAGGTGGTCCGCCGCACGCGGGTGACGCTGGAGTCCGGCAGCCCCTTGGCCCCGGCGCACCCTGAAATGATTGCAGCCCCCTGGATATCGGAAGGGGAGCAGGTTCGCGCACCGTGAAATCGGCCGCGCTCCCCGAGCAAGGGAACAATGGGCGTTGGCTTGGCTTTGGGCCGTGCCTGCGTATCCTGCCGCGCGTCATGGCCACCGCCCCCGCCCCCTTCTCCGTTTCGCCTCCCCATGCACCTGGCCTGTCGGCGGTGCCTGCCCCTCAGCACGAGCCAGGCACCCGGCTGCTCGTCGGGCTGTTGCTGGTGGCGGCGCTGGTGCCGCGGCTGGGCGTGTTCTTCGTCAACGAGAACCTCTTCGGTGACGCGGTGGTGCGCACGGAGCTGGCGGAGCGCTGGTTGCGGGCGCCGCACATCATCACCGCCTATGGGGACGGGGCCTACCAGTTCGGTCCGTTGCACATGTACCTGGTGGGCGCGGCGCTGTCGGTGTTCGACCGGGAGGTCGCGGGCCGTGTGGTGAGCCTGCTGTTCGGCGTGTTGTCGGTGGTGCCGCTGTTCGCGCTGACGCGCCGGCTCTTCGGCTGGCGCGCGGGCGTGGTGGCGGGCCTGTCCTTCGCGGCGTGGGGCATGCACATGCAGTTCTCCACCACGGCCAGCAGCGAGGCGGTGTCCCTCTTCTTCATGCTGGCCACCTTCGCGCTGTACGCGGAAGGCGTGGATGACAACCGCTTCCTGCCCCTGTTCCAGGCGGCGTTGATGCTCAACCTGGCGTGCGCGCTTCGCTACGACGCGTGGATGTACATCCCGCTGCTCACGGTGGCGCTGTGCTTCAGCAGCCAGGACAAGGTGGTGTCGCTGACCCGGGCCGTGGGCTTCGGCCTGGTGTGCCTGCCGTTCCCCCTGTTGTGGATGCAGGGAAATGAGCTGATGCACGGTAACCCGTTCTTCCCGGTGGTGGCGGTGGAGGACTTCCACCGTAACTGGGTGAAGTCGTCCCTGGGCTCGGGGTCGAACGTGCTCTGGCGGTTGCAGCAACTGGGGTTCTGGCCCGGCATCGCCTTGCTCACGCTGTCGCCTCTCGTCGCGCTGCTGGGCATGGCGGGCATGGTTCGCGCGTGGCGCTCGCGTCCGGACACGCGCTGGCTGGTGGCCGCGGCGGTGCTTCCCGCTGCCTACTTCACCTTCCGGGCGGCGGTGCTGCTGACCTTCGTTCCGCTGGGCCGCTTCACGGTGACGCAGGTCGCGCTGCTCCCCGTCTTCGTGGCCTTCGGCTTCGCCGGGCTGGTGGCAACGCGTGGAGGGCCCATGCTGCGCAAGGCCCTGGCGGGCGTGACGGTGCTGGTCGCCGTGGCCGTGCCGGTGGCGATGGGCGTCTATACGTTCCGCGCCGACGGGCCGCTGCAGTCCACGATGCGCCCCATCAGCCCCACGTCCACGAATCCCGTGGCGCTGATGCAGGTGGCGAAGTTCCTGAAGGCGGAGGTCGCCGCCAAGGGTGGGGCCGCCGCGCTCGACGTCGACCCGAACTACATGGACCTGCAACTGGCCTTCTTCTCCGGCCTCCCCGAGGAGCGGCTGGCGCGCGTGCGCTGGGACACCTTCCGCCAGCGCATGCAGGAGGCCCGTCCGGAGGTGCTGGTCCGCTTCGACGGTGGAGCGCTGGCGAAGGCCGAGGGCGTGAAGCTGGAGGAGCGCTCGCTGGTACTGGACGGCGTGGCCTACCAGAAGCTGGATGGCTTCACCGCGCCGCTTCACGTGTACCGGCGTCAGCCGTAGCGCGGTGACCTGGAGGGGCCCTCGAGTCCCTCAGGGCTCCGAATCGTAGTCGTCGGGGTGATAGTCGGTATCCGGCGGCCGGTGGGCATCCAGCCATCCCTGGAGGATGAACTGCGCGGCCACCTGATCGATGACCTCCCGGCGGCGGGCCCGGCTGACGTCCGCCTCGAGCAGGGTCCGTGTGGCGGCCACGGTGGACAGCCGCTCGTCCCATAGCTCCACCGTCACCCCCAGCGACTGGGCCAGGGTGTCCGCGAACTTCCGGGACGCCTCGGCGCGCGGGCCCTCGCTGCCGTCCATGTTGAGCGGCAGGCCCAGCACGACGTGGGTCACCTCATGTTCGCTCGCGACGGTGGCCAGCGCCGCGAGGTCCGCCTTGAGCGACGTGCGGCGGACGGTGGTGATGCCTTGGGCCGTGAGGCCCAGTCCGTCCGAGACGGCCACTCCAATGGTTTTGGTGCCCAGGTCCAGGCCCATGGTGCGCATGCCGCGGAACTTAACCGCAATCCTTCGTCGTGGACCGCTCCGTCCGCACCTGGGGACGTGCCCCTGCCTCGGTGAGTGCTAACCGCCGGAATTCGCTGGGTGCCTCCCACGCCCACGGACGGCACCGCCGCTGCAATCCAGCGGTCCCGTCCGAAGGACGACTGCGCGGCGTCTACTTCAACCCCGTCGCGCGAGAGGGTTCATGCTCGACTTCCTCAAAGGTGCGGCCAACCTGCTGGCTGGCCCCATGTCCACCGCGGTGGATTTCGCGGGCAACGCGCTGGGATTGCCGCCGCTCATCACCAACTCCATCAAGGCCGCGGCGGGGGCCGCGACGGGCAACGTCATGCTGGCGGCCAGTGGCGCCATGGGCGTGGCGCAGGAGTTGTCGAAGAACCCGCCCGCGAAGACGGAGTACCACGCGTCCTCCTCGGGCAGCTCGAAGGCCGACAGCGGCTACGCGCCCTCCGCGTCCTCGTCGCCCATCCTGAATCCGGGCAGCAGTCCGTTGGATCCGAAGATGCTCGACTACTCGGACGCCCTGAAGGTGCTGGAGGCGAACTTCCAGCAGTTGGACCTGTTGGATGGCAAGAAGAACGGCTCGCTGTCGAAGAAGGACCTGCAGCGCATCTCCACGGACGCCAGCCTGTCTCCCCAACTGCGGGACGCGGCCCGCTTCATGGTGGAGAACACGGCTCTCTTCGAGCGGCTCGACCGGCAGGGGCCGCTGGCGCGGATTGGCATCATCTCGCCGCTGTACAACCTCGACACCTTCTCGGTGCAGGACCTCCAGCGCGAGCTCAAGGCGGTGGATGCGGAGTTCGCGCGGTATGGCCGGCCTGTGCGCCCTGGAAGCAGTGGTACGACGCCTCCTGGGACGGGATGCACGCCTGGCGGTGGTGGCACGACGGCGCCGGGGACGGGCGGCACGTCCGGCGGCGGTGGCTCCGC
This window contains:
- a CDS encoding DUF444 family protein encodes the protein MTLKIHQDHSRFKQIVRGKIKANLRKYVQKGEMIGKKGKDAISIPIPFIDIPRFKYGHKEQGGVGQGDGDVGQQLGPGAVEPGEGKQAGQGEGDHAMEVDVTLDELAQILGEELQLPNIERRQNERIITQKIRYTGVNTTGPESLRHFKRTFKQALRRQIAAGTYDPARPVIIPTREDRRYRSYKLQDLPETNAVIIYMMDVSGSMGDEQKEIVRIESFWLDTWLRHQYKGLEARYIIHDAVAREVDRDTFFHTRESGGTMISSAYKLCRDIILADYPKSAWNIYPFHFSDGDNWSADDTRQCIEMLRNDVLPNVNQFAYGQVESPYGSGQFIKDLREAVGDTPNVALSEIADKDAIYASIKDFLGKGR
- a CDS encoding PrkA family serine protein kinase; amino-acid sequence: MKDAEKGSWVSRIAALQDVKTYAELNWEGSFEEYLEIVRQNPKVTRTAFQRIYDMILSHGKTEYIDNKKKLIRYHFFSDEKFGGRDAIFGLDVPLMKLVNVFKSAAQGYGTEKRVILLHGPVGSSKSTIARLLKKGTEDYSKTPEGAAYTFSWLTDKKGSDGAPVKEKMKCPMNEEPLNLIPREWRSKIYAELSAPESGYTIPDGSELCPACRFVFKDLMTQYQGDFAKVMSHIRVNRLVFSEKDRVGIGTFQPKDEKNQDSTELTGDINYRKIAEYGSDSDPRAFNFDGEFNIANRGIIEFVEVLKLDVAFLYDLLGASQEHKIKPKKFPQTDIDEVILGHTNEPEYKKLENNEFMEALRDRTVKIDVPYITKLSEEVKIYEKDFNSRAIKGKHIAPHTLEMAAMWAVLTRLEEPKKHNLSLLQKLKLYNGKTLPNFTEDNIKELRKESNREGLEGISPRYIQDKISNALVSDKGEGCINPFMVLNELEAGLKTHSLINNEDTRKGMKELLTSVKQEYEDIVKNEVQRAISADEDAIAKLCGNYIDNIKAYTQKEKVKNKYTGLYEEPDERLMRSIEEKIDIPDTRKDDFRREIMNYIGALAVEGKTFNYRTNERLHKSLELKLFEDQKDSIKLKNLVSSVVDKETQEKIDLVKDRMMKNYGYCEICSTDVLNFVASIFARGDAKE
- a CDS encoding ArnT family glycosyltransferase; translation: MATAPAPFSVSPPHAPGLSAVPAPQHEPGTRLLVGLLLVAALVPRLGVFFVNENLFGDAVVRTELAERWLRAPHIITAYGDGAYQFGPLHMYLVGAALSVFDREVAGRVVSLLFGVLSVVPLFALTRRLFGWRAGVVAGLSFAAWGMHMQFSTTASSEAVSLFFMLATFALYAEGVDDNRFLPLFQAALMLNLACALRYDAWMYIPLLTVALCFSSQDKVVSLTRAVGFGLVCLPFPLLWMQGNELMHGNPFFPVVAVEDFHRNWVKSSLGSGSNVLWRLQQLGFWPGIALLTLSPLVALLGMAGMVRAWRSRPDTRWLVAAAVLPAAYFTFRAAVLLTFVPLGRFTVTQVALLPVFVAFGFAGLVATRGGPMLRKALAGVTVLVAVAVPVAMGVYTFRADGPLQSTMRPISPTSTNPVALMQVAKFLKAEVAAKGGAAALDVDPNYMDLQLAFFSGLPEERLARVRWDTFRQRMQEARPEVLVRFDGGALAKAEGVKLEERSLVLDGVAYQKLDGFTAPLHVYRRQP
- the ruvX gene encoding Holliday junction resolvase RuvX; protein product: MRTMGLDLGTKTIGVAVSDGLGLTAQGITTVRRTSLKADLAALATVASEHEVTHVVLGLPLNMDGSEGPRAEASRKFADTLAQSLGVTVELWDERLSTVAATRTLLEADVSRARRREVIDQVAAQFILQGWLDAHRPPDTDYHPDDYDSEP